One genomic region from Flagellimonas oceani encodes:
- a CDS encoding SDR family NAD(P)-dependent oxidoreductase: MSRLKDKIAVVTGGSAGIGFATAKTFIEEGAQVVITGRNQKNLDEAVGKLGGQATGIRADAAKLADTENLVAQVQSKFGKVDILLVNAGVSFQEPVGQLTEEVFDTISDINFKGAVFTTEKFVPILNDGAAIVHLTSVSAYTYATGTSIYSASKAALTAYSKSAAVELAHRKIRVNTVAPAMTETDMIYRGDLGTEEVHNFLKEKFMPFNRFAQPEEVAKLITYLSADDASFISGAEFTIDSGASVNAVRL, encoded by the coding sequence ATGAGTCGATTAAAAGACAAGATCGCCGTAGTTACAGGAGGTAGCGCGGGCATTGGATTTGCAACTGCAAAAACATTTATTGAAGAAGGTGCCCAAGTGGTCATCACGGGCCGTAATCAAAAAAACCTTGACGAGGCCGTGGGAAAACTCGGTGGACAAGCCACCGGTATTCGTGCCGATGCGGCAAAGCTTGCGGATACTGAAAATTTAGTGGCCCAGGTACAGTCAAAATTTGGAAAAGTTGACATATTGCTGGTCAATGCAGGTGTTTCGTTTCAAGAACCCGTTGGACAGCTTACCGAGGAGGTTTTCGATACTATTTCGGACATCAACTTTAAAGGTGCCGTGTTCACGACCGAAAAATTTGTTCCGATACTCAATGATGGTGCTGCCATCGTTCACCTAACTTCAGTCAGTGCCTATACCTATGCCACGGGAACCAGTATCTATTCCGCGAGCAAGGCTGCATTGACGGCCTACAGCAAATCCGCAGCCGTTGAACTGGCGCATAGAAAGATCAGGGTCAATACCGTGGCGCCTGCCATGACAGAAACGGACATGATCTACAGGGGAGACTTGGGAACCGAGGAAGTACACAATTTCCTAAAGGAGAAATTCATGCCCTTCAATAGATTTGCCCAACCTGAGGAAGTGGCCAAGTTGATCACCTATCTTTCCGCTGATGACGCTTCATTTATTTCGGGCGCTGAATTCACTATTGACAGTGGCGCTTCCGTGAATGCGGTACGCCTATAA
- a CDS encoding TetR/AcrR family transcriptional regulator has product MARPRVFDEQEVLDKAMDLFWRKGYNATSAQDLVDNLGISRSSLYDTFGDKHSLFVKALLQYRKEKIDPALQGTEAIVDVEAYIRFLFGSVKEEALSDHSSKGCFVVNSVVELAPVDSDIATIANAIMRDTEEALYKVILEGQRRGVFTDEYPARSLARFIFNALNGLRVTVKFDADKKMFEDIVNVSLSALRA; this is encoded by the coding sequence ATGGCAAGACCCAGGGTATTTGACGAACAAGAGGTCCTCGACAAGGCCATGGACCTGTTTTGGCGAAAAGGCTACAATGCCACTTCCGCACAGGATCTGGTCGACAATCTTGGTATCAGTCGCTCAAGCCTTTACGACACCTTTGGTGACAAGCATTCCCTTTTTGTCAAGGCACTGCTCCAATACCGAAAGGAAAAAATCGATCCCGCACTGCAGGGAACCGAAGCCATCGTGGATGTGGAAGCCTACATCCGATTCCTTTTCGGGTCCGTTAAGGAAGAGGCCCTATCCGACCATAGCTCCAAAGGTTGCTTTGTGGTGAATTCAGTGGTCGAATTGGCCCCGGTGGATTCCGATATCGCGACGATTGCCAATGCCATCATGCGTGATACGGAAGAGGCACTGTACAAGGTTATTCTGGAGGGACAGCGCAGGGGTGTATTTACAGATGAATATCCGGCCCGTTCCTTGGCCAGATTTATATTCAATGCACTTAACGGTCTGCGTGTGACGGTTAAATTTGATGCGGACAAGAAAATGTTCGAGGATATTGTCAATGTGTCACTATCGGCTTTAAGGGCTTGA
- the egtB gene encoding ergothioneine biosynthesis protein EgtB yields the protein MNTLPREKVREERMVERYVRVRKQTEAICAPLETEDYVVQPIGDVSPPKWHLGHTTWFFETFVLLPNLVGYKEFDPNFNYVFNSYYETLGARVIRTDRGNMSRPTVSEVFRYRHYVDEHIDLLLGKSDISKELCDILELGLQHEQQHQELLYMDIKYILGHNPLFPAYSHESIFDEPQIERETPIAFSEGACWIGHKGKGFCFDNEKGRHLVYLDAFEIAPQPVSNGAYMEFMEDGGYSDFRFWHASGWDWVNKNQIKAPLYWHWIDGQWMKYGFKGLEDIDANEAVCHISYYEAAAFAAWKGKRLPTEMEWELASNQIKWGHRWEWTESAYLPYPKFKKAKGAIGEYNGKFMVDQMVLRGASVATPKGHSRRTYRNFFQTDRRWQFSGVRLAQ from the coding sequence ATGAACACATTGCCAAGAGAAAAAGTTCGGGAAGAACGAATGGTGGAACGCTATGTACGAGTTAGAAAACAAACAGAGGCCATATGTGCCCCATTGGAAACGGAGGATTATGTGGTGCAGCCCATTGGGGACGTGAGTCCCCCGAAATGGCATTTGGGACATACGACCTGGTTTTTTGAAACCTTTGTCCTGCTTCCCAACTTGGTCGGGTACAAGGAATTTGACCCCAACTTTAATTATGTGTTCAACAGCTATTACGAAACCTTGGGGGCACGTGTGATCCGAACGGATAGGGGAAATATGAGCCGACCTACGGTATCCGAAGTGTTTCGTTACCGACACTACGTGGACGAGCATATCGATCTACTGCTCGGGAAATCGGACATTTCCAAGGAACTGTGCGATATTCTGGAATTGGGCCTACAGCATGAACAGCAACACCAGGAACTTTTGTATATGGACATCAAATATATCTTGGGGCACAACCCCCTGTTTCCTGCCTATTCCCATGAGTCAATTTTTGATGAACCACAGATTGAACGGGAAACGCCCATTGCTTTTTCGGAAGGCGCCTGTTGGATAGGGCATAAGGGTAAAGGCTTTTGTTTCGACAATGAAAAGGGAAGACATTTGGTGTATCTGGATGCTTTTGAGATTGCTCCGCAACCAGTCAGCAATGGCGCGTATATGGAGTTTATGGAAGATGGTGGATATTCCGATTTCAGGTTTTGGCACGCATCGGGTTGGGATTGGGTGAACAAGAACCAGATCAAGGCGCCCTTGTATTGGCATTGGATAGATGGACAATGGATGAAATATGGTTTCAAGGGCCTTGAGGATATTGATGCCAATGAAGCAGTTTGCCATATCAGCTATTATGAAGCAGCCGCATTTGCTGCATGGAAAGGAAAAAGATTGCCCACCGAAATGGAGTGGGAGTTGGCTTCCAATCAAATAAAATGGGGACATCGATGGGAATGGACGGAAAGTGCCTATCTGCCCTATCCCAAGTTCAAAAAGGCAAAGGGGGCCATAGGGGAATATAATGGGAAGTTCATGGTCGATCAAATGGTCTTGCGAGGGGCGTCGGTGGCAACACCCAAAGGACATAGTCGCAGGACGTACAGGAATTTTTTCCAGACCGATCGAAGATGGCAATTTTCAGGTGTGCGATTGGCACAATAA
- the egtD gene encoding L-histidine N(alpha)-methyltransferase: MKPKIRIKLDLNGSSTLVSGVQRETFVRFKEDVLKGLSSSPKNLHPKYFYDEKGSALFREIMVLPEYYLTGCELDIFKNKTDELGKMVAMDGTPFDLIELGAGDGFKSTHLLRHLYQENTNFNYMPIDISGTILDILGGSLQSEFPDLEVQRFEGEYMEMLAEACSRSNNRKVVLFLGANIGNMEPDECKGFCAQLQSLLSPGDMVLIGFDLKKDPKQVLNAYNDASGVTSKFNLNLLERINRELMADFDLDQFEHYPSYDPISGACKSFLVSLRKQEVRIDGHTIGFDKNEVICTEISQKYDLTEIQNLAEQTGFHLYGMIHDSKKWFVDAVWQIKKEM, from the coding sequence GTGAAACCAAAAATTAGGATAAAATTGGATTTAAACGGAAGCAGTACGCTAGTGTCAGGAGTTCAAAGGGAGACCTTTGTACGCTTTAAGGAGGATGTGCTGAAGGGGTTGTCTTCTTCTCCCAAAAATTTGCACCCGAAATATTTTTATGATGAAAAAGGTTCTGCCTTGTTCAGGGAGATCATGGTGCTTCCCGAATACTATTTGACGGGCTGTGAGCTGGACATTTTTAAGAATAAAACCGATGAGCTCGGCAAGATGGTCGCTATGGACGGAACACCCTTCGATTTGATCGAACTGGGTGCAGGTGACGGGTTCAAGTCAACTCATTTACTACGGCACCTTTACCAAGAAAACACAAATTTCAACTATATGCCCATAGATATTTCGGGTACTATTCTTGATATTCTGGGCGGTTCCTTGCAATCGGAATTCCCAGATTTGGAAGTACAACGCTTTGAGGGGGAATATATGGAAATGTTGGCAGAGGCCTGTTCCCGTTCCAACAATCGAAAAGTGGTTCTTTTTTTGGGTGCCAATATCGGGAATATGGAACCGGATGAATGCAAGGGCTTTTGTGCTCAATTGCAAAGCTTGCTCTCTCCGGGCGATATGGTGCTGATCGGGTTCGACCTCAAAAAAGATCCAAAACAGGTATTGAATGCCTACAATGATGCATCAGGGGTGACCTCGAAATTCAATTTGAACCTTTTGGAACGCATCAATCGGGAACTGATGGCCGATTTTGATTTGGACCAATTCGAACATTATCCATCCTATGATCCCATCAGTGGGGCATGTAAGAGCTTTTTGGTCAGTTTACGGAAACAAGAAGTGCGCATCGATGGACATACCATCGGATTTGATAAAAATGAAGTTATCTGTACGGAGATATCCCAAAAGTACGACCTAACGGAAATCCAAAACCTTGCCGAGCAGACCGGATTCCATCTCTACGGAATGATCCATGATTCCAAGAAGTGGTTTGTGGATGCGGTCTGGCAAATCAAAAAAGAAATGTAA
- a CDS encoding phosphoribosylpyrophosphate synthetase, protein MNRDFDTLSQAMNVLRDEGYVEDFNLKQNCLECRNGEYKVFHDEFKVDEYYRFEGMSDPGDSSVLYAISSDKYKLKGQLVNGYGIYSESITDEMLNKLKV, encoded by the coding sequence ATGAATAGAGATTTTGATACGTTGAGCCAAGCAATGAACGTACTTAGGGATGAAGGTTATGTAGAGGATTTTAACCTAAAACAAAATTGCCTTGAATGCCGCAATGGTGAATACAAGGTGTTCCATGATGAATTTAAGGTGGATGAATATTACCGCTTCGAGGGAATGAGCGATCCCGGGGACTCCAGCGTCCTGTACGCCATTTCTTCGGATAAATACAAGTTAAAAGGGCAACTGGTCAATGGCTATGGCATTTATTCGGAAAGCATTACGGATGAAATGTTGAACAAGCTCAAGGTCTGA
- a CDS encoding RNA polymerase sigma factor, with protein MEDHELIKRIKENDLQAYDRFFKKHYKPMVIYIRSFSNDLDVAEDIVQNVFMELWVKRKELSISKSVKGYLYWKAYTSFIDQYRKDKRRRDLLEKFREESIRAAIPEDHELMNKRAHRLNELIASLPPTCKAVFELNKKNGLRYHEIADRLNISKKTVESHMNTAFKKIREGFKNSGFILFMIRKLMFKA; from the coding sequence ATGGAAGACCACGAGTTGATAAAAAGGATTAAGGAGAACGATCTTCAAGCGTATGATCGGTTTTTCAAGAAACATTACAAACCCATGGTCATTTACATCAGGTCATTTTCCAATGATTTGGATGTCGCCGAAGATATTGTTCAAAATGTCTTTATGGAACTCTGGGTCAAACGGAAAGAACTTAGCATCAGTAAATCGGTCAAGGGTTACCTCTATTGGAAAGCCTATACCAGTTTCATTGATCAATACAGAAAGGACAAGCGAAGGCGCGATCTCTTGGAGAAATTCAGGGAAGAGTCCATCCGGGCCGCCATTCCCGAAGACCATGAATTGATGAACAAACGTGCCCATCGGCTTAATGAACTCATTGCATCTTTGCCCCCTACCTGTAAAGCCGTGTTTGAGCTCAACAAAAAAAATGGGCTAAGGTACCATGAAATCGCCGATCGACTCAATATCTCCAAGAAAACGGTAGAAAGCCATATGAACACCGCATTTAAAAAGATTCGGGAAGGATTCAAAAACAGCGGGTTTATTTTGTTCATGATTAGAAAATTAATGTTCAAGGCATAG
- a CDS encoding FecR family protein — protein sequence MEKKIIKYLTDEIDQAESEEILKWLEKPGNAKKFQALVKEDFEFNYSLTAIDEEAALEQVKRKLRENKKTTFQMYWPYAAVAASILVLIAISFVFFDSKTDGMEPTVVKNNIRIGTDKATLTLGNGMQVALGNGATYISDNVASDGARIVYRPQVGTGSEMGFNYLTIPRGGKYHLVLSDQSEVWLNSETKIKYPVNFIPGTERKVELVYGEAYFKVSKSAGNQSSAFKVLNAGQEVEVLGTIFNIEAYRNENEINTTLVEGTIALAVQESRELLSPKEQLRYFRDSGSYAVQEVNVDKEIAWINGEFSFDDDSLEEVMRVLSRWYDVEIKIASDSKTKQQRFKGRLSRNQAIEKILTSLKKTNNVDYQINDHQIFIN from the coding sequence ATGGAAAAAAAGATCATTAAGTATTTAACAGATGAGATTGATCAGGCCGAATCTGAAGAAATTTTGAAATGGCTGGAGAAGCCTGGCAATGCCAAGAAATTCCAAGCTTTGGTCAAGGAGGACTTCGAATTCAATTATAGCCTAACTGCAATTGATGAGGAGGCTGCCTTGGAACAGGTAAAGCGCAAGCTTAGGGAAAACAAAAAGACCACCTTCCAAATGTACTGGCCCTATGCGGCAGTGGCAGCTTCAATATTGGTGCTGATTGCCATCAGTTTTGTGTTTTTTGATTCCAAAACCGATGGTATGGAGCCAACCGTGGTCAAGAACAACATACGGATAGGAACGGATAAGGCAACCCTGACTCTTGGCAATGGTATGCAAGTGGCGCTCGGAAATGGGGCGACCTATATTTCCGATAATGTAGCAAGTGATGGGGCAAGGATTGTTTATCGGCCACAAGTAGGAACGGGTTCCGAAATGGGATTTAATTATCTGACCATTCCCAGAGGGGGAAAATATCATTTGGTGCTGTCGGACCAAAGCGAAGTCTGGCTCAATTCTGAGACCAAGATCAAATATCCGGTGAACTTTATACCGGGCACGGAACGTAAAGTGGAACTGGTCTATGGTGAAGCTTATTTCAAAGTATCCAAGAGTGCAGGGAACCAAAGCAGTGCCTTTAAAGTATTGAACGCAGGGCAGGAAGTCGAGGTACTTGGAACAATATTCAATATTGAGGCTTACCGGAATGAAAATGAAATCAACACGACCCTTGTTGAAGGTACGATTGCTTTAGCGGTCCAGGAATCCAGGGAACTCCTTTCTCCCAAAGAACAGTTGCGTTATTTTAGGGATTCCGGGTCCTATGCCGTGCAGGAAGTCAATGTGGACAAAGAAATTGCCTGGATCAATGGAGAGTTTAGCTTTGATGACGATTCCTTGGAGGAAGTCATGAGGGTATTGTCCAGATGGTATGATGTGGAAATCAAAATTGCCTCGGATTCAAAGACCAAGCAACAACGGTTTAAGGGTAGGCTCAGCAGGAATCAAGCCATCGAAAAAATACTGACAAGCCTTAAAAAAACAAATAATGTTGATTATCAGATCAACGATCACCAAATATTTATTAATTGA
- a CDS encoding LLM class oxidoreductase has protein sequence MSAFTEIATKGRLTLGLVFPLEAYSGSIATMKNQEQLAKRAEELGFKALWFRDVPFNDPNFGDAGQLYDPWVYMTHIMNHTTKIALGSASIILPLRHPVHTVKAMNSIQLLSNQRLVLGVASGDRPIEYPAFNRQLEHKSELFRDSFQYIKALQEDFPKYNSEFYGRTNGGIDLLPKYRQKTPIFVTGHSGQSLDWIAKHSDGWLYYPRDFKKLQLMMQLWKEALKNSQVDWKPFMQSLYIDLKTDPNTKPTPLHLGFRSGLEYLNSHLKLLEMYGVNHVMLNLKYASRPAGELIEEIGEKIIPNFSSLDQMALKK, from the coding sequence ATGAGTGCATTTACTGAAATTGCGACCAAAGGTCGACTGACCTTGGGACTTGTATTTCCCTTGGAAGCCTATAGTGGTTCCATTGCAACCATGAAAAATCAAGAACAACTGGCCAAACGAGCTGAAGAACTCGGTTTTAAAGCTTTATGGTTTAGGGATGTGCCGTTCAATGATCCAAATTTTGGTGATGCGGGACAATTATATGATCCTTGGGTCTATATGACCCACATAATGAATCACACCACCAAAATTGCTTTGGGCAGTGCCAGTATCATTTTGCCATTACGTCATCCGGTACACACGGTCAAGGCAATGAACAGTATTCAACTACTTTCAAATCAACGTTTGGTGTTGGGTGTTGCCTCTGGGGACCGACCTATTGAATATCCAGCATTCAATCGGCAACTGGAACATAAATCAGAACTCTTTAGGGACAGTTTTCAGTATATCAAGGCCTTACAGGAAGATTTTCCAAAGTACAATTCAGAATTTTATGGCAGGACCAATGGCGGGATTGACCTACTTCCAAAATATCGTCAAAAGACACCAATTTTTGTTACCGGACATTCTGGACAATCCTTGGATTGGATAGCAAAACATTCGGATGGTTGGTTATACTATCCAAGGGATTTTAAAAAACTGCAACTCATGATGCAGCTCTGGAAGGAGGCACTAAAAAACAGTCAAGTCGATTGGAAACCGTTCATGCAATCTTTGTACATTGACCTCAAAACGGACCCAAATACCAAACCAACGCCTCTCCATCTCGGATTTAGATCAGGTTTGGAATATTTAAATTCCCATTTAAAATTATTGGAAATGTATGGTGTGAACCATGTCATGCTAAACTTAAAATATGCCTCACGACCAGCAGGGGAATTGATAGAAGAAATTGGTGAAAAAATAATTCCAAATTTTTCTTCACTTGATCAAATGGCCTTGAAGAAATAG
- a CDS encoding M16 family metallopeptidase, which translates to MFIEKPLFAVMLFVLTNAGLHGQDLDSAMPAQKDVRTDTLANGMTYYLFHTDVVANVASYYLVQNVGSVLENEEQLGLAHFLEHMAFKGTHFKGQGLLNTLERAGAVFGRDINAHTSYDETVFHINHIPIADTLINTCLEVLYGWSNNLLLSEQDIDEERRVIVEENRVRQNGRLRIYEKHASSRFHNSIYAQRMPMGSMDVVQNFEYKTLREFYHNWYRTDLQAIVIIGDFKLDDMEERIRNKFSGIPRVKNPKKRDDFNVDENHELIYNLATDKEVATTGINFFIKHCDGTGADTVGDFKSSLIRSMALSMLNSRLKECQQQTDVPFLHTSVKYSKLTRGTKQFSIEIYPKTPDVQQEAFALVIKELNRAVKYGFTDTEIKRAKKKFLKIFEDQRANEDNLSHKDMADLVKRNFLEHKTIPDFTAKNSIVKQLLEQITAMEVHNEFRKLYTKKNQVLLVTGVEGKDNLSRQQAISIMDDAEQDPSITPYVDRSEDQDLIAGVHIEAGKIVRESELDDIGATVIELSNGATVFFKYSDKTKNNICLEAFSYGGKSLLDDKEIPSAALLMHFVEKSGLGQYSAQELEKVLAGKTAGTAIMLSDQSESILGHAVRENAETLLQLVHLRFVSPRWDPEVFQRLKKDLAYTLKIKKEDIGYKINDGLITALYGNKSRRHRIWDRSFVDDLDFNVMQKIYSERFNPASDFKFFIVGDIEIACLRPLLETYIASIPIKNKTSENWKNSEEKWLGRTIKKQVFLAMEEPKASVYIGYRNSMRYSLKNTVLSQTVAAMLQQRFMKTLREAEGGTYGTSVRTSVVRIPKEQAKMTIAFDCNPEMTEKLIGIVYREIEKMSHGHIDTSDLSKTLRSHENSRKTQKNYMDHDMKRLITYVLEGYDMDHPKNHEDVLDSITPKAIQQFAQQMFDGADTFEVIFRPKEKNES; encoded by the coding sequence ATGTTTATAGAGAAACCTTTATTCGCAGTTATGCTATTCGTGTTGACCAACGCTGGCTTACATGGACAGGATTTGGATAGTGCAATGCCTGCCCAAAAAGATGTCCGCACGGATACGCTGGCCAATGGCATGACCTATTATCTATTTCATACCGATGTTGTGGCCAATGTGGCCAGTTACTACTTGGTTCAAAATGTAGGGTCTGTTTTGGAGAATGAAGAACAATTGGGGTTGGCCCATTTCTTGGAACATATGGCCTTCAAAGGAACGCACTTTAAGGGTCAAGGTCTTTTGAACACCTTGGAAAGGGCAGGGGCGGTCTTTGGAAGGGATATCAATGCCCATACGTCATACGATGAAACGGTATTCCATATCAATCATATTCCGATAGCGGATACCCTAATCAATACCTGCTTGGAAGTGCTGTATGGTTGGTCCAATAATTTATTGTTGTCGGAGCAAGACATCGATGAAGAAAGGCGGGTAATCGTTGAAGAGAACAGAGTACGACAAAATGGAAGATTGCGCATTTATGAAAAGCATGCCTCCTCGCGCTTCCACAATTCAATTTATGCCCAAAGAATGCCTATGGGAAGTATGGATGTCGTCCAAAATTTTGAATATAAAACCTTACGAGAGTTCTACCACAATTGGTACCGCACAGATTTGCAGGCCATAGTAATAATTGGAGATTTTAAACTAGATGATATGGAAGAGAGAATCAGAAATAAATTTTCAGGGATACCCAGGGTAAAAAACCCAAAAAAGCGCGATGATTTCAATGTGGACGAAAACCACGAACTGATATATAACTTGGCCACGGACAAAGAGGTCGCTACTACCGGTATCAATTTTTTCATCAAGCATTGTGATGGGACAGGAGCCGATACGGTCGGCGACTTTAAATCCTCCTTGATTAGGTCGATGGCCCTATCCATGCTCAACAGCAGGCTGAAGGAATGTCAACAACAAACGGATGTCCCTTTCCTGCATACATCGGTCAAATATTCCAAATTGACCCGAGGTACAAAACAGTTCTCGATTGAAATCTACCCCAAGACCCCGGATGTACAGCAAGAAGCTTTTGCATTGGTCATTAAAGAATTGAATAGAGCGGTCAAGTATGGTTTTACGGATACGGAGATTAAAAGGGCCAAAAAGAAGTTCTTAAAAATCTTTGAGGACCAAAGGGCCAATGAGGACAATCTCTCACACAAGGATATGGCCGATTTGGTCAAAAGAAACTTCCTCGAACATAAAACGATTCCCGATTTTACGGCCAAAAACAGCATTGTAAAGCAATTGCTCGAGCAGATTACCGCCATGGAAGTCCATAATGAATTTCGAAAGCTCTATACAAAAAAGAATCAAGTATTGTTGGTCACCGGGGTTGAAGGAAAAGATAATCTATCCAGGCAACAAGCGATTTCCATTATGGATGACGCTGAACAGGATCCGTCCATAACCCCCTATGTAGACAGGTCTGAAGATCAAGACTTAATTGCCGGCGTTCACATCGAGGCCGGAAAAATTGTTAGAGAGAGCGAACTGGACGATATAGGGGCTACTGTTATCGAATTGAGCAATGGTGCCACGGTTTTCTTTAAATATTCCGATAAGACAAAGAACAACATATGTCTGGAGGCCTTTAGCTATGGAGGTAAATCATTGCTTGATGACAAGGAAATCCCATCGGCGGCACTCTTGATGCATTTCGTGGAGAAGTCTGGCCTGGGACAGTATTCCGCCCAAGAACTCGAAAAGGTTTTGGCAGGAAAAACAGCGGGTACAGCTATAATGCTATCCGATCAGAGCGAGTCCATTCTCGGACATGCGGTAAGGGAAAATGCTGAGACTTTGTTGCAACTGGTGCACCTCAGATTTGTAAGCCCTCGATGGGACCCTGAGGTTTTTCAGAGATTGAAAAAGGATCTTGCCTATACCCTGAAAATAAAGAAGGAGGATATTGGATATAAAATCAATGACGGTCTAATTACCGCCCTCTATGGAAATAAAAGCCGCAGGCACAGGATATGGGACCGATCATTTGTAGATGACCTGGATTTCAATGTAATGCAGAAAATCTATTCCGAACGTTTCAATCCCGCTTCCGATTTTAAATTTTTTATTGTCGGAGATATCGAAATAGCATGTTTAAGGCCCCTATTGGAAACCTATATCGCAAGTATCCCGATCAAAAACAAAACTTCTGAAAATTGGAAGAACAGTGAGGAGAAATGGCTTGGCCGAACCATTAAAAAACAAGTTTTTCTAGCTATGGAGGAGCCAAAGGCGTCCGTGTACATCGGGTACAGGAATAGCATGCGGTATTCATTGAAGAATACGGTATTGTCGCAGACCGTAGCGGCGATGTTGCAGCAACGTTTTATGAAAACCTTAAGGGAGGCCGAAGGGGGTACCTATGGTACTTCGGTGCGAACATCGGTGGTCAGGATTCCCAAGGAGCAGGCGAAAATGACCATTGCTTTTGACTGTAATCCCGAAATGACCGAAAAGTTGATCGGAATCGTTTATCGGGAAATCGAAAAAATGAGCCATGGACATATTGATACATCCGATCTGAGCAAGACACTGAGAAGCCACGAGAACTCAAGAAAAACCCAAAAGAATTATATGGATCATGATATGAAGCGGTTAATAACTTATGTGTTGGAAGGATATGATATGGACCATCCCAAAAACCATGAGGATGTCCTGGACTCCATAACACCTAAGGCAATCCAGCAATTTGCGCAACAAATGTTTGATGGTGCCGACACTTTTGAGGTTATATTCAGACCAAAGGAAAAGAATGAATCTTAA